The Chthoniobacterales bacterium genomic sequence TCCCTGCTCGCGCCTTGCCATCCGCTCCGCCATGACCCTGCGCCACCCCGCGAGGTTTTGGGATAGGTTCTAGTCTTTTTATGCTAAACTTTGCCATTTATTCCGTTTGAAAAAGCGAGCATAGCGCCGGAGATTTGGCGTATTAAGTCAACTCGCAAACTCACATCCCCATGACCACCATGAACACCAAAACAACATCCCTGCTCACCCTGTGCTTGGTCGCCGTGTTTTCACTCGGCAATGCTCAGGCGCAAACGATCACCGTGTCGACATTGTCGAACGCGCCGACCAATTCCACATTGTCCTCCATCGGGACTCAGGCGACAACCGTGCAGGGGAGATATTTCGCCACGAACGACTTCCGGGGTGTTGCCCAATCATTCCAGTGGAACACGAGCAATGCGCTTGATGCCATCGGCGTAAAGGTATCACCAACCAACACCACGAGCGGTTGGGCTTGGTCCAACAGCACGACGCAGGCTTACACGCTGATCATCAGCTCGACCCCAAATGGTCGTGGTTCAAACAACATGTCACCGATGAGTGTCGTGGGCCAATACAGCTTCACGCTGACCGCGGCCCAAGTGAACAGCACCTCGTGGTTGAATCTCGACCTGGATACGAATCTCTCGCTGACCAATGGCAACTGGTATGTGTGGCAGATCAACCCGGTTGCTATTGACTCGCAAAAGCGGCTCTTCTTGGAAAACAACACCACGCAAGACGTTGGCAACTTCCGCCTGTTGAGGAATAATGAAATAGGCCTGCCCGGCGGCACAGCTCCTCTTAACGGTATCTTCTCGAACCAAGACAACTTGGGCCTGAACGGCGGCGCTGGTGACATGACCTTTTACGCCATGGCCATTCCTGAGCCGACCTCGGCCACCTTGGTGCTTGCCGCGGCCGGTTTGGCAGCGTTGGCTCTGCGTCGCCGCCATCGGAGTTAGCGGCGCGCAGTTGTGCCAGCACGTTGTTTGTCGCCGGCTGGTCCGTGCCAGCCGCACGGAAGTCTTGCAATCTCTTTCGACAATTTTCTGATGCCACCATTCCGCGTTTCCAGTGGGGGCAGCACGGAATCACGCGCCTTCACCCTCATCGAGTTGCTGGTGGTGATCGCCATCATTGCCCTGCTCGCGGCTTTGTCGTTCCCGGTTTTTGGGTCGATGCGTCGTTCTTCCGATCTGGCAAGCGGCGTGCAGGCGCAAAAGAACATCGGCGCGGCGCTGACACAATACATTGCCGATTCCGGCGGGAAGCTTCCCACCCTGACGTCCCACACCCAGTTTGTGGTCAAAGAAAAATTCGCAGGTGACGGTCTCATGTTGCACCTTGCCCCGTATCTGGGAGCAGCGCACCTGAAGGCGACAGATTATGTTCCCGGCACAGCCAGCAAAGCGTTCCTACGACAGGAAAACCCCCTGAACACGGCCTGCTACTGGCTTCCGTTTCGAACGACCGAACTTCTCGACGGCACCAAGGCAACACCGTTCGGAACGCGATGGGACCCGGGTGCCGTGGGAGTGCGGCTTATGGCGATCGCCAACCCTTCGCGCCAAGTTGCCCTGATTGACACAATGCCCGGTGCCGGCGCGGCCTTGCCGAAACAACCCCTCTACGGCGACCGCCGGGTCGCCATGTTTTTCGACTTTCACGCCGAGGTGGTTGCGACGAATTTTCCATGGAGCACGACGCAGCCATGAGGAGGCGGGCGCTGCCGAAGGCTGTGGCACTTGTGGCGCTTTGCACTCTGGCGGGCTGCACGCGCCCCACGCCCACCGTGCCCGCGGCTTGGATTCCGGCCGGCAACGAAATGGAGGATGTCGTGGATGCCGAGACTGGCCGCACAGTTCGCTACCTCACCAAAGGCGGGAGCATGGACACCATCTTCCACTACCACAATACGACGTGGGGCGAGATCCTGGGCCGGAAGTATGTTTTCTTCGAGTCGTCCCGCGATCGCCCGCGCGGAGCGGGAGCGACGGTGCCCGGCGAGCGGCAGGTGATGGCAGCGGATGTCGAGACCGGTGACCTGTATTACCTGACGACGATCGAATACGGGGGAAATGGCGGTGCGGACCAGTGGTTTCCGCAGGTGACAACGCCGGTGCAGTATTATGCTTTTTACAACGATAAAGCCAAAGCGGTCTTCTTTTATGACAAAAGCCGCACGCGTCTCTTCGCTTTCAACTGCCTGACCGGGGAGAAAAAGCTGCTCCGGACGATGCCGGCCGGGGCGATCCCGCGCGAGCTTTCGCACCATGCCGATGAGCGTGGCATCCGTCTCATCTACCCTTACTTGCTTGGAGGAAAGCACTACATCGAGGTGCTTGATCTCGACCGGAACTTCGACGTGACCGGTTCTTCGATCGTGCGTGACTCGCCCCCGGACGAGGCCATCAACCATATCTCGATCCGTCCAGGCGACCGCGACTCTTTCCTTTACAACCGCGTCTACGGCTCCGCGCTCACCGACAGGCAGAACCTGGTGGCCGACCTCCGCACGGGAGGGGGCGATGTGGAATTCTCCAAGGGCAGGATCGTGGATCACCCGGTATGGGGACGGCTGGGAAAATCCCTCTATTGGGACAATAACGAAGGTTGGCTCTGCCGCTACACTCCGGACACCGGGAAGGAAGAACGCTTGGTGAAGGTTGCACAGATACCGGTGCACAACCAGATCTCCGGCGACGAAAAGCTCTGGGTCTATGACACTCGCTCCGATGAAGTCTTCCGCGGCAGTCTCCCCGGCTGCTCCGTCCCCGTGGAAAACTGGCGCGGAGCGATCTGGGTCTGCCATCTGGCCACAGGCGCGACCGAGAAATACGCCGACATCCTGTGGGCTCATCCGCAACCGCGCCACCCGCACCCCCAATTTTCCCCCGATGACAAACACATTTCGTTCGTCACGGGAGCCGGGGAAAAAGACGCCAACACACGCATTGCCGTGATGAAGGTCGCTCCCCGGTGACCATCGTCAACACCGCATAAAAACTCGCATCACATGAAAAACACACTCCTCACCAAACCGCAAAACTTCGCCTTGCCCTTCCTGGCATTGACCCTGGCCGTCGCCAGCGCGCGGGCCGATTCCGACAACGCCGTCAAGCTGGGCAATGTCGGACAACCGCCCGATGGCGCCATCGTCCTCTCGACGGGGTCGCCGGGCGAAGCGGTGCAATACCGCTACTGGGATTCGTTGGAAAACTGCATTTCGCAAGCACAGTCCTTCCTCTGGGAGAGCGATAGCCCGCTTGCCACCGTGGGCCTCTACTTGGAGCCGATCCAGTCGGAGCATCCATGGGAAACCGGCGCCACCCAGAGATACAAGTTGCAGATCCGCACTGGCGACGCCCCTTCGATGGCCGGTGGCACCGTGGTCGGGGAATACGAGTTCTCCATCGGGGAGCAGAATGTCGGCACCGGTGGAAACTGGCTCACCATCAGCTTCCCGCCAATCAAGCTGACCAAGGGTGCCTGGTATTCCTTCCAGCTCTTTCCCGTGGAGATGAAAGAAGGCCAGCGGATTCTCACCGGAAGAAACTCCGGCGGCTACGAAGGCATCTGGGGATTCTGCCGCGGCAAGCAACAACAACCTTTCACCGGAGGTTTGGAAGACCGCGGAGATGACCTCACGTTTTTCCTGGATTCGTCCCGCTGACACCCGTCCGGGAACCACGAACCGTCTGATTCAGAGCGCCTCCGATGAGCACAGCACCAATGAACACAACCTCACCAAAGGACTCCACGGGGACAATTGTCGCCGCTTACTATTTTCCGAATTATCATATCGACCCTGCCAACGAGCGTGAGCACGGGCCGGGATGGACCGAATGGCAGATCATGAAAGCCGCTCATCCAAGGTTCGACGGGCACTACCAACCCCGTGTCCCGGCTTGGGGTTATGAAGACGAATCCGATCCGGCTGTCATGGAGAAAAAAATCTCCGCGGCGGCGGACCACGGCGTCAATTGTTTCATCTTCGACTGGTATCATTATCAGGACGGTCCTTTTCTCGAGGGTTGCCTTGAGCGGGGATACTTCGGGGCGGCCAACAACGACCGCGTGAAATTCTGCTGCATGTGGGCGAACCACGACTGGGTGGATCTCTTCCCGGCGAAATACAGTAAAAATCCTTACGAGCATGCCCGCCTTCTCCAGCCAGGGGCGGTCGATGACCGTGCCTTCGATGCCATCATCGAGCGCTTGGTCGGTCGCTACTTTGTCCATCCGTCGCACCAACTTATCGAAGGATGCCCGTTTTTTTCGGTCTATGACCTCGGTCGTCTGGTCGCCGGGTTTGGCAGCGTCGAAAAAACCCGCGCGGCGCTTGAGAGATTCCGCGAGGCAACGAAAAAAGCCGGCTTCCCCGACCTTCATCTCAACGCCATCGTCTGGGGGACGCCGATCCTGCCCGGCGAGACCACTCCGGTCGAAAACAGCCGCTTGGTCAACGATCTCGGGTTCGACAGCGCCACCTCGTATGTCTACGTGCACCACACGACCTTCGAACAGTTTCCCGCCGTCTCCTACCGGTCCATCCGTGACGGCTACTTGCGTTATTGGGCAGAGGACACCGCGGCGCTCGGGATCCCCTACATCCCGAATGTCACCGTCGGCTGGGACGCCAGCCCCCGCACGACGCAATCGGATATTTTCGCCAACCGTTCGTATCCTTTCATCTCGGTCATCGGGGACAGTTCTCCGCAGGAATTCGAAACTGCCTTGCGCATGACGCGCGAGCGCATGCAGGCGCGCACCGGACGCCAGATACCGATGGTGACGATCAATTCATGGAACGAATGGTCGGAAGGAAGCTACCTCGAACCGGATATGCGCCACGGCCTGGGATACCTTGAAGCCGTGCGCGCGGTTTTCGGCGCTTGAAGGCATTACGGAAAAACGGCGGTGCGCCCGGTGGCGCGCCAAAGACTTGGAGCGCGGGGACCTTGGTCTATGCCTCCGGGGGCCTGGTGGTGCTTTTTCTCTGGCTGCTGCTGGGGGATTTTTGCTGGATGATGAAAGAGCGGGCGGTCACGCCCAGTGCGCAGGTGATGTTGCGCGAATTCCAGTCGCCGGACTGGCTGGTGGGCCTCCTGGTCGGCTCGATACCGGCCGGCTTGGGCATGCTGCTCGGCCCGATCGTCAGCGTGCGCTCCGACCGCCACCGCGGGCGCTGGGGACGACGCATACCCTTCCTGCTTGCGACGACCCCTTTTGTGGCACTGGCGATGTTCGGATTGGCGGTGACACCCTCCTTGGGCGAATGGCTGCACCAGACTCTCGGGGCGAAATCGCCCGGACTCATGGCTTCCCGGATTCTGGTCTTTTCCCTTTTCTGGACGGCGTTCGAGATCGGAACAATTGTGGTGAACCCGATCTTCATGGCGCTGTGCAACGACGTGGTGCCGCGGGAA encodes the following:
- a CDS encoding prepilin-type N-terminal cleavage/methylation domain-containing protein, producing MPPFRVSSGGSTESRAFTLIELLVVIAIIALLAALSFPVFGSMRRSSDLASGVQAQKNIGAALTQYIADSGGKLPTLTSHTQFVVKEKFAGDGLMLHLAPYLGAAHLKATDYVPGTASKAFLRQENPLNTACYWLPFRTTELLDGTKATPFGTRWDPGAVGVRLMAIANPSRQVALIDTMPGAGAALPKQPLYGDRRVAMFFDFHAEVVATNFPWSTTQP
- a CDS encoding PEP-CTERM sorting domain-containing protein, translated to MTTMNTKTTSLLTLCLVAVFSLGNAQAQTITVSTLSNAPTNSTLSSIGTQATTVQGRYFATNDFRGVAQSFQWNTSNALDAIGVKVSPTNTTSGWAWSNSTTQAYTLIISSTPNGRGSNNMSPMSVVGQYSFTLTAAQVNSTSWLNLDLDTNLSLTNGNWYVWQINPVAIDSQKRLFLENNTTQDVGNFRLLRNNEIGLPGGTAPLNGIFSNQDNLGLNGGAGDMTFYAMAIPEPTSATLVLAAAGLAALALRRRHRS